One Brassica napus cultivar Da-Ae chromosome A1, Da-Ae, whole genome shotgun sequence genomic region harbors:
- the BNAA01G06260D gene encoding uncharacterized protein BNAA01G06260D — protein MATGSRVLIGLAMILIISGELLVPGQGTCQGDIEGLMRECAVYVQRPGPKVNPSAACCKVVKRSDIPCACGRITPSVQKMIDMNKVVLVTSFCGRPLAHGTKCGSYIVP, from the coding sequence ATGGCGACAGGTTCTCGTGTTCTGATCGGTCTAGCAATGATCCTCATAATCTCAGGAGAACTGCTAGTTCCAGGGCAAGGAACGTGCCAAGGAGACATAGAGGGTCTGATGAGAGAATGTGCGGTCTACGTCCAGCGTCCTGGCCCAAAGGTAAACCCATCCGCAGCGTGTTGCAAAGTCGTCAAGAGATCAGACATCCCTTGCGCATGTGGCCGTATCACACCCTCGGTTCAAAAGATGATAGACATGAATAAGGTTGTTCTTGTCACTTCCTTTTGTGGGAGGCCTCTCGCTCATGGTACCAAGT